CATTAAGACATAATTTTGAAGATAAGTTCAATTTAGCCAAGCAATATGCTGGTTATATTTATTCAATTAGTAATTGGATGATTAACCATCGAAGTGAAACTTTTGATATTGCTAACTTCTTATATGATAATGCCAAAACCATTAGTGAAGTAATCATCTTTGGTCTTGAAAAAGCACTAAAAACATCTGAAGTTAAAAAACTTGAAACCACAATTTATGACATCTTAACTTCATGATCAGCTAAGAAAAATGCCAAATCAATCTACAAGATTATTTGACAACAAAAAGATGTTATTCTTAACTTCTTGAAAAAAACTAAATTAGTTGATCTATCTGCTTATCAATCAATTATTGATGATTTCTTTAATACGATCAAAGAAACTAATCCTAATAAAGCGGCATTAGAATTACAAGATAAGGTTATTCAGTTTATCCCGACAATCAAAAACTTAGTTAAACCAGAATCACCATTCTATCCATACTTAGATTTATTATTAAAAGTATTAAATAGCAAAACCCCATACTTTATTGATAGTGTGATTAAAGATAGCGCTGTCTTTAAACCAATTTTAGATTTAGCTTTTGATAAGGTTATTCCTTATTTAGATCCAACTTTCAAACAATTAGTTATCCAACACAAACAAACGTTTTATGATTTATTAATCAATAATACCAAAACGTCGTTGGATGATTTGTTATTACCATTTTTTGCTAACAACTTTGAAACGATCATCTCATTATTAAAGATGTTTAATATCAACATCAATCTAGATGAACCAATGATCAAGTTTGTCTTTGATAATTTCATTAAGGACAATAAAAAATTAAAAGACAAAGCAGGGTTGGATAATATTGTTGCTATCCTATCTGATTTAATTCAACTAATCAGTCCAGAAAATTTAGCAAAAATATCTTTCACACCATTAGATAAAAACAACAATCCAATTGAAATCATTAGCACTAATGATGAATTAAAGATCAAACATATTGATTATGGTTATTCAGTTAAGTTGGATAATTTAGTATTAAAAAATTCAACGGTATTAAAACTAATCGATTTAATCCCCGAAGAAGAAAGATTATCAAAAATTTTAGATAAATTCTTCACTGATCAAGCGATCGATGACACAACCAATCAAGCATGAGAAACTGCTAGAAACTCACAAACCTTTTTAAACCTATTTAATCTTGAAGCAACAATCAAACCACAAATTAAACAAAACATTGTTACTTTAAAAAACAAACTAGCAGAAGCTAACTTAAAGAACTTTGTTAAAGAATTAATTTTTGGTAATTTAAATCCAAATCCAGATGAAGCATTCTTTCAACTAAAAGGTAATATTGATGTTTCACTAACAGGTGATAATTTACAAGTTCTACCTTATTACACCCAAAAAGATAATAAGATGAAATTGGATTATCAAATTTTAGGAATCCAAAAAGAAATTAATATTGGTAATTTACAAAAGAATTCAAAACTATTAAATCTTGAATATACCAATAACAATCCTGTGATTACTTACATGGATTTATCAAAACAAATCTTTAATTTAACAAGACAATTTTATAAAGATTTATCACCAACATTTGATAAACAATCAATTAAATTAGTTGATAATTTAGCATTATCATTTAGCAATCCAATTTATCTTGATAATAAAAAACCAATCAATAGAATTGTTAAAAATGCTTATATGCCTGGTTTAACAATTAAAGATCTAACCAAGCAAAAACAATTCAAGATTACTAGTGAAGAAGCAATCAAAGATTGAAATACAACTGATTTAAATAATATTAAAATTAGTGATCTAACAAAAGGTAAGTTTGCTAACTACATTAGTGTTGAAGGTGTTGATCAAAGATATCTAACCCAATTAACTCGACCATTTAGCACTGGTAAATTAAATGGTAATATCCAGTTTAGTATTAGTGTTCAAGTTGCATGATTTTGAAGAACTGAACAAGTCAATGCAAAATTATCAATTGAAGGCAAAGCACTAGCGTATGATCTAATCCTGCCATACAATGCGTATGATGTTTCAGATGCTAACAACCCAACATTTAGTAATAAAGTATCTAAGACTTATCAAGGTGTGGATTTTAATTTTGCAGCTTAAAATCAAGATTAATTAGTTCTTATTAATTGCGTAATTTGATTAAACAAATTAAAATTAGATATTAAACCTATTTTGAATTTAGTCTAATTAGTTTAGTTATTCAGTTATCAAATTTTTAATTAGCCGCAATGAGTATTTTTAAAAAAAGAAATAATGATCCAAAACCAAACAATCTAGATAATCAAGTTTCTGGAAATAGTCTAGAAGCTTTTTTAGATGATGAAATTGCAATTTTAGATCATTTTGATAAGAATAAACCACAAAAAAAACCAGCACCAATTACTCAAGCGCAAACCCCAAAATCAAAAGCGTTAATTAAAAAAGAACAAGATAAAAAATACAAAGCGGCATTAAAGAAAAATCCATTGTTATTAAAACGTAAAGCACGGTTTTTAACAGTTGGAATTACTTTAATTACATTCGGGATTGCTGGTCCGTTATTGTCATTTGCTCTTGTTAGTCAGATTAATAAGGATAATAAAAAGAAAGATCCTGAAGATAAACGTAAAAAAAATGAAACACCAATTGATCCTGGTAAAGGTTTTGAGATTGATGAAAAATTACCAGCAATCTATAATGGTTATGTTCCCAAGAAAAGCTCATCTGAAGTTGATGGTGCTAAACTAATTGATTTACCATTCCGACCAGAAGGTGTGTCGGTTGAGTCATACCAAATTCATGGGCGGTTGTTAGATATCTTAGTTGATCAAATTAAGTTCAATTACGGAGCGTTATACTCTGATATTTCCAACTTTGCCAGAACGATTTATAACTACAACAAAGCTTATTTCAAACCTGTTGGTGAAAACAAAGTTGAGATCAAACAATCAAATGATAAAAACCCATTACACGTTAATATTACTGGGTCATTAAAATTTAAAAACGACACATCACAAACCCAAACTTTTGTGATGTGGTATTTCAATAGTAAATACGAACAAAAAGTTGATCCTAATGGTGAAGTTGACATCAAATTCAATACCTTAAGTTCAGCTAATGATGTCAATCCATTACAACAAAGAAATTATATTGGTTCATATGATCCGATTAATTTAATTCCTGGTTTTAGTTATCTAAATGTAATCGTTACCAAGAGTGTTTATTATGATTACTACTTAAACTGAAATGTTTCAAACCTAGGATTAAGCATCAATAATCGCAAGTTGAAATTTACCAACTTCATTTTTAACAACACAGTTCCCACAACAAATATTAAGGTCTTACAAACCACTCCTGGAAAAAACCCATATGAAGCAGCCGATCAATTAGTTGGTAAGGGTAAGTTGTTAAATCGTGATTTAACAACCAAACAAATTTCAAATAACTTAAAGAACACTTTCTTAGATCTTTATTATGGAAGACTAGAAATCTTTAATCTATTACATGATGTTTTAGATTGAATTATTGAAAATGAAAATAATGATAAGTATCTGTATGAATTATTTACAGATAAAGCCGAAGCATTTGCTAGATTTTTCAGTTTTAATTTCTCATCATTAAACATTGGTTATTCAGATCAAAGAAATGCTGTGCAAAAATTAATCATTGACGCATTAAGATCAAACTCAAGAATTCCGAATGCCAAGACGGTTTATGAAGTTTTATATGACAACCTTGATGCGTTTAAATTAATTCTTAGCACATACTTTATTGACATCAGTGGTTATGATTCAATCTTCCAAAGTTTAACCAAAGACATCCATTCTGCCCGTGACTTTTATCAAAAAGTTTATGAAACCATGCCGTTATTACGACGGGTGATCCAACTATATCCAACTAGATTAAAATATTTCAATATTATTGAAAAACTATTGGGTTATTTAGATGATAATGGCACGTTAATTCCGATCCCTAGACAAGACATTTATCTAATTGATCGGGTGTTTAAATCACCAGTATTATTTAATGAAATTTTTGATTTATTAATCAATGTAACCACATCAGGTAGTGAGAATGGTGATGATATTTTCAACAAAGTTGATCAATCATTAAGTTATTCAAGTTTCTTTAATTTCTTATTTGTTAAAAACAAACAAACACTAGTCAACCTATTAACCAGCACATCAAATTATTTAGATGATCTGATTGAAGTATTTTCAACCAATAACTTCCAATTCTTAACTGAATTGATCTCTGCATTTGGGTTTAATGTTAAAAACTTTGACTCATTTATTCAAACCGCATTAGATTTAGTAGTCTTTAAAAACCCTGAATTATTATCACGTGATAAGTTTAAAGCTAAGATCTTAAACTTATTTAGTTGAGCACGCAAGATCTTAGAGCCTGCTAATATTAACAAACTAAAATTCAGTTTATATAAACCAGAAAACTTTAATAATATTGAACTGATTGAAACCAAAGATAGTTTGAAGATTAAAAATCTTGATGTTGGTTTTAAATTTGACATCAACTCATACGACATTCCTTATGGGTTTGTTTCTTCATTATTTGACTTCTTACCTGACATTCGTTTGGATGAGTTTGTTAAGTTGTTGATTGATAATGAACGTTATGAACAACTAAAAGAAAGTGCATACAACCAAGCTGTTAGAGAAGGATACGCCACCCAATTAAATCTTGGGGCATTTATTACTGGTAAATGAAGTGGTAATGGTGGTAAGGCGTTCTTGTTTGAAA
The Mycoplasma sp. E35C DNA segment above includes these coding regions:
- a CDS encoding P116 family lipid acquisition surface protein, with the protein product MSIFKKRNNDPKPNNLDNQVSGNSLEAFLDDEIAILDHFDKNKPQKKPAPITQAQTPKSKALIKKEQDKKYKAALKKNPLLLKRKARFLTVGITLITFGIAGPLLSFALVSQINKDNKKKDPEDKRKKNETPIDPGKGFEIDEKLPAIYNGYVPKKSSSEVDGAKLIDLPFRPEGVSVESYQIHGRLLDILVDQIKFNYGALYSDISNFARTIYNYNKAYFKPVGENKVEIKQSNDKNPLHVNITGSLKFKNDTSQTQTFVMWYFNSKYEQKVDPNGEVDIKFNTLSSANDVNPLQQRNYIGSYDPINLIPGFSYLNVIVTKSVYYDYYLNWNVSNLGLSINNRKLKFTNFIFNNTVPTTNIKVLQTTPGKNPYEAADQLVGKGKLLNRDLTTKQISNNLKNTFLDLYYGRLEIFNLLHDVLDWIIENENNDKYLYELFTDKAEAFARFFSFNFSSLNIGYSDQRNAVQKLIIDALRSNSRIPNAKTVYEVLYDNLDAFKLILSTYFIDISGYDSIFQSLTKDIHSARDFYQKVYETMPLLRRVIQLYPTRLKYFNIIEKLLGYLDDNGTLIPIPRQDIYLIDRVFKSPVLFNEIFDLLINVTTSGSENGDDIFNKVDQSLSYSSFFNFLFVKNKQTLVNLLTSTSNYLDDLIEVFSTNNFQFLTELISAFGFNVKNFDSFIQTALDLVVFKNPELLSRDKFKAKILNLFSWARKILEPANINKLKFSLYKPENFNNIELIETKDSLKIKNLDVGFKFDINSYDIPYGFVSSLFDFLPDIRLDEFVKLLIDNERYEQLKESAYNQAVREGYATQLNLGAFITGKWSGNGGKAFLFEKFDDIWKNQVMKGLTQNGRTIRDIANEIFLGSNNIDLNRPIITFKGTGYFKYHGKNLDILPYFRVLPSNTNESQIAYQIYDVKLDRDFRDIYKNITLHFEKYNYEKPSIPFGDLSKKVYETIADVVRKSLRLSLNRIYSERTRIVLPGSDGYKKNLILNEANPYENIALFSYDANLSVINNFDRATDDQKRQIRERVLNIQNRRSLRKGIHRDPQSLVTSIDAGGLSLLDSLVQVNGVDKKWIVRDNESLSTILEPNKISLDVTISVGLISRNVPINVSYETFITWFKYKVLLPYPILDRTNPNNPKFAVDIWITHFVFSIEIFGFGEV
- a CDS encoding P116 family lipid acquisition surface protein, with product MNKKKKIVLAFGLAAGLVSTVSAISAVSLIKTQKPHNQNGDQTRYDLSLTTIGDQTKGALDEKINEEAKYHAKSSNISGFELINQPSLKSKSIYLASNTIKNELNQRLAKIVKDSKNKVISADVNSYIVQLFQQNESNFSINKTDVQIATSDSDVSLSVGINANYEIKNNSKNTKTLLIENHKFDVSGETTLKLNLYTDRNLSFLKEATPFIDQNNNLNWSMDRIYVHLESKDGLWRRDFITNNFVFNKEKSALNTKISDVKDGYSEYDAIKNFVGENKLLNNNLNESNLKDSLRHNFEDKFNLAKQYAGYIYSISNWMINHRSETFDIANFLYDNAKTISEVIIFGLEKALKTSEVKKLETTIYDILTSWSAKKNAKSIYKIIWQQKDVILNFLKKTKLVDLSAYQSIIDDFFNTIKETNPNKAALELQDKVIQFIPTIKNLVKPESPFYPYLDLLLKVLNSKTPYFIDSVIKDSAVFKPILDLAFDKVIPYLDPTFKQLVIQHKQTFYDLLINNTKTSLDDLLLPFFANNFETIISLLKMFNININLDEPMIKFVFDNFIKDNKKLKDKAGLDNIVAILSDLIQLISPENLAKISFTPLDKNNNPIEIISTNDELKIKHIDYGYSVKLDNLVLKNSTVLKLIDLIPEEERLSKILDKFFTDQAIDDTTNQAWETARNSQTFLNLFNLEATIKPQIKQNIVTLKNKLAEANLKNFVKELIFGNLNPNPDEAFFQLKGNIDVSLTGDNLQVLPYYTQKDNKMKLDYQILGIQKEINIGNLQKNSKLLNLEYTNNNPVITYMDLSKQIFNLTRQFYKDLSPTFDKQSIKLVDNLALSFSNPIYLDNKKPINRIVKNAYMPGLTIKDLTKQKQFKITSEEAIKDWNTTDLNNIKISDLTKGKFANYISVEGVDQRYLTQLTRPFSTGKLNGNIQFSISVQVAWFWRTEQVNAKLSIEGKALAYDLILPYNAYDVSDANNPTFSNKVSKTYQGVDFNFAA